The proteins below come from a single Rosa rugosa chromosome 2, drRosRugo1.1, whole genome shotgun sequence genomic window:
- the LOC133730810 gene encoding uncharacterized protein LOC133730810, whose product MSNLNKLDFVALEVSGRNYLKWTQDVKLHLTANKMRSTIIADNITPEDMKARAMIFIRKHMEEALKVEYLAEEDPRSLWVALEERFNHQRAIYLPEARHDWQNIRFQDFKTVNEYNSEICRIRSLLKFCGEELTEADLLEKTFSTFPPSCMVLQQQYRERNFARFSELITIMLLAEKNNNLLLRNDQARPTGTRAIPLPEANTIAHHENNRGRRNRGRGRGRRSERPRHGRRNGPRNGPYDRDHPGNGPRGRGGRGQGPRGGNRNGQVRQAQIRENPGPARRPQNQHNLCYRCGGTDHWSRTCRATDEEIGEYHAR is encoded by the coding sequence atgtcaaatctcaacaaacttgactttgtcGCTTTGGAAGTTTCCGGAAGGAACTATCTCAAGTGGACCCAAGATGTCAAGCTTCATCtgactgcaaataagatgagatcaacGATTATTGCTGACAACATCACCCCTGAAGACATGAAGGCAAGGGCTATGATTTTCATCAGGAAACATATGGAAGAAGCACTCAAGGTGGAATATTTAGCTGAAGAAGACCCACGatctctttgggtcgctctagaagagcgatTCAACCACCAAAGGGCCATCTACTTGCCGGAAGCAAGGCACGATTGGCAGAACATACGTTTCCAAGATTTCAAGACTGTCAATGAGTATAACTCTGAAATCTGCCGGATTCGGTCACTCCTAAAATTCTGTGGAGAAGAGCTCACAGAAGCCGACCTACTGGAGAAAACTTTCTCCACCTTCCCACCTTCCTGTATGGTCCTGCAGCAACAATACAGGGAAAGAAACTTTGCTAGATTCTCCGAATTAATCACCATCATGTTGCTCGCTGAAAAGAACAACAACCTACTTCTGAGGAATGATCAAGCAAGGCCCACCGGTACTAGAGCAATTCCTTTGCCTGAAGCAAATACTATTGCCCATCACGAAAATAATCGTGGAAGGAGGAACCGGGGCCGTGGAAGGGGAAGAAGGTCTGAACGTCCAAGGCATGGAAGGAGAAATGGGCCCAGAAATGGCCCATATGATCGTGACCACCCAGGCAATGGCCCAAGGGGTCGAGGAGGACGTggacaaggcccacgtggtggaAACCGAAATGGCCAAGTCCGACAAGCTCAAATTAGAGAGAACCCTGGTCCGGCCCGTCGCCCTCAAAATCAGCATAATCTATGTTATAGATGTGGAGGCACTGACcattggtcccgcacctgtcgtGCAACAGATGAAGAGATAGGAGAGTATCACGCCAGATGA